Proteins co-encoded in one Methylobacterium sp. WL1 genomic window:
- a CDS encoding PQQ-binding-like beta-propeller repeat protein, translated as MPRTIRIDRGFRLACAALIVAPAAARAAETPWPAFGHDHSNRNFSDLTQIDRASVARLRPAWIFQTGVTGYFQAQPVMVDGALYTSTTQNNVAALDARTGRPLWTYTHKPRTEKIFGPPSNRGVAVSDGLVFEATMDGRLIALDAKTGRAVWDTEAVRPEEGESETASDLAGKLGGKPVQGSSRLGFKMPPLVVEGLVIVGVTGAGYGLHIADEAGGLDGGAVVGIEGGYGRRGWLAAYDAKTGAERWRWYVTPPEGWEGGFVAQTVDGVPLQRDIAAEKEAAPANRDAWRVGGGSLWMTPAYDPDLGLIFLGTGNPAPQNFGLSRPGDNLYTMCLVALDVRTGQLRWYSQQVPHDEWGYDVAAPPFLLDGPNGTKAVASASKTGWIYVHDRATGTLLERSAPLIEQKNLFAPPTPQGTVVAPGPLGAVSWPPTAYDGRRAYVQVRHGATTYTIKTVPASGDRAEIRYTETSEAKGEPSFSTLTAVDLADGGKIAWTLRSDSRLSGGTLATAGGLVFSGAEDGHFEAHDARDGTLLWRFQCGAGISGPAMTYALDGKQYLAVAAGGASFTKAAGFGTGDALLVFALPD; from the coding sequence ATGCCGCGCACCATCCGGATCGACAGGGGATTCCGTCTTGCTTGCGCGGCGCTGATCGTGGCGCCCGCCGCCGCCCGCGCCGCCGAGACCCCCTGGCCGGCCTTCGGGCACGACCACAGCAACCGCAACTTCTCCGACCTCACCCAGATCGACCGTGCCAGCGTCGCGCGGCTGCGGCCGGCCTGGATCTTCCAGACCGGGGTGACGGGCTATTTCCAGGCGCAGCCGGTGATGGTCGACGGCGCGCTCTACACGTCCACGACCCAGAACAACGTCGCGGCGCTCGATGCCCGCACCGGCCGGCCGCTCTGGACCTACACGCACAAGCCGCGCACGGAAAAGATCTTCGGGCCCCCCTCCAACCGCGGGGTCGCGGTCTCGGACGGCCTCGTGTTCGAGGCGACCATGGACGGGCGGCTGATCGCGCTCGACGCCAAGACCGGCCGGGCGGTGTGGGACACGGAGGCGGTGCGCCCGGAGGAGGGCGAGAGCGAGACCGCCTCGGATCTCGCGGGCAAGCTCGGCGGCAAGCCGGTGCAGGGTTCGAGCCGGCTCGGGTTCAAGATGCCGCCGCTGGTGGTCGAAGGGCTGGTGATCGTCGGGGTCACGGGGGCGGGCTACGGCCTGCATATCGCGGACGAGGCCGGCGGGCTCGACGGCGGCGCCGTGGTCGGGATCGAGGGCGGCTACGGACGGCGCGGCTGGCTCGCGGCCTACGATGCCAAGACCGGCGCGGAGCGCTGGCGCTGGTACGTCACCCCGCCCGAGGGCTGGGAGGGCGGCTTCGTCGCCCAGACGGTGGACGGCGTGCCGCTCCAGCGCGACATCGCCGCCGAGAAGGAAGCGGCGCCGGCCAACCGCGACGCCTGGCGGGTCGGCGGCGGCTCGCTCTGGATGACCCCGGCCTACGACCCGGATCTCGGCCTGATCTTCCTCGGCACCGGCAACCCGGCGCCGCAGAATTTCGGCCTGTCGCGCCCGGGGGACAACCTCTACACGATGTGCCTCGTGGCGCTCGACGTCCGCACCGGACAGCTGCGCTGGTATTCGCAGCAGGTGCCGCACGACGAATGGGGCTACGACGTCGCCGCGCCACCGTTCCTGCTCGACGGGCCGAACGGCACCAAGGCCGTAGCCTCGGCCAGCAAGACCGGGTGGATCTACGTCCACGACCGCGCGACGGGGACGCTGCTCGAACGCTCGGCCCCGCTGATCGAGCAGAAGAACCTGTTCGCGCCGCCGACCCCGCAGGGCACCGTGGTGGCGCCGGGGCCGCTCGGCGCCGTGTCGTGGCCGCCCACTGCCTATGACGGCCGCCGCGCCTACGTGCAGGTCCGCCATGGGGCCACGACCTACACGATCAAGACCGTGCCGGCCTCCGGCGACCGGGCGGAGATCCGCTACACCGAGACCAGCGAGGCGAAGGGCGAGCCGTCCTTCAGCACGCTGACCGCCGTGGACCTCGCCGACGGCGGCAAGATCGCCTGGACCCTGCGGTCCGACAGCCGGCTCTCCGGGGGGACGCTCGCCACCGCGGGCGGCCTCGTCTTCTCCGGCGCCGAGGATGGCCACTTCGAAGCCCACGATGCGCGCGACGGCACGCTGCTCTGGCGGTTCCAGTGCGGGGCGGGCATCAGCGGCCCGGCCATGACCTACGCGCTCGACGGCAAGCAGTACCTCGCGGTGGCGGCCGGCGGCGCGTCCTTCACCAAGGCGGCCGGGTTCGGCACCGGCGACGCACTGCTGGTCTTCGCGCTGCCCGATTGA
- a CDS encoding ankyrin repeat domain-containing protein: MTSETNTPPPLDDATLAFAGRVFQFARMGHADELAELFGQGLPANLRNDKGDSLLMLAAYNGQADATRVILEAGGDPELANDRGQTPLAGAAFKNDLAVTRLLLQHGAAVNGTGTGSRTALMTAAMFDRTEMVALLLEHGADPDFRDAAGQSAADMARAMGAQATPGQLDAAARKTG; this comes from the coding sequence ATGACCTCCGAGACGAACACGCCCCCGCCCCTCGACGACGCGACCCTGGCTTTCGCGGGCCGGGTCTTCCAGTTCGCCCGGATGGGCCACGCCGACGAGCTGGCGGAGCTGTTCGGGCAGGGGCTCCCGGCGAACCTGCGCAACGACAAGGGCGACAGCCTGCTGATGCTCGCGGCCTATAACGGCCAGGCGGACGCCACCCGGGTGATCCTGGAGGCCGGCGGCGACCCGGAACTCGCCAACGATCGCGGCCAGACGCCTCTGGCCGGCGCCGCGTTCAAGAACGACCTCGCCGTCACCCGACTGCTGCTCCAGCACGGCGCCGCGGTGAACGGCACCGGCACCGGCAGCCGCACCGCCCTGATGACCGCGGCGATGTTCGACCGCACCGAGATGGTGGCGCTGCTGCTGGAGCACGGCGCCGACCCGGACTTTCGCGATGCCGCCGGCCAGAGCGCCGCCGACATGGCCCGGGCCATGGGCGCCCAGGCGACCCCGGGCCAGCTCGACGCGGCGGCACGGAAGACGGGGTGA
- a CDS encoding acyl-CoA thioesterase encodes MPADTNPAGDIFGGWLMAQMDLAAGNVAARRSRGRCATIAVDAITFHHPVFVGDEVSLYAWLITVGRSSLRIQVEVWRRERASETTMKVTEATFTFVAIGDDRRPRPVPAE; translated from the coding sequence ATGCCGGCCGACACCAACCCGGCGGGCGACATCTTCGGCGGCTGGCTGATGGCCCAGATGGATCTGGCGGCCGGCAACGTGGCGGCCCGGCGCTCGCGCGGGCGGTGCGCCACCATCGCGGTCGACGCGATCACCTTCCACCATCCGGTCTTCGTCGGCGACGAGGTCAGCCTCTACGCGTGGCTGATCACGGTCGGGCGCTCGTCCCTGCGCATCCAGGTCGAGGTCTGGCGCCGGGAGCGGGCGAGCGAGACCACCATGAAGGTCACGGAGGCGACCTTCACCTTCGTGGCGATCGGCGACGACCGCCGCCCGCGCCCGGTGCCGGCGGAGTAA